In the genome of Candidatus Dadabacteria bacterium, the window AAATTCGCTCAGATTGTTTGTGACAAGCGTTAAACCTTGACTCCTAGCATGGGCAGCGATGTGCATGTCATTCACCCCTACAGGAGATCCTCGCCGCTCTAATTCGGCACGTATCTCTCCGTAATGGGATGCTGCCGCTGGTCCGTATTCAAGAATATCTAGCAGGGAAACAAACTCTTCAACCTGCCTCCGGTTGTACTCCGGTCTTGAACTTTTCTCAACGCCATGCAGCAATTCAGCCAAGGTTACCGAGCTTATGCACATCCGGAAAACATAACGGTTAAAAACATCCAACACCTCAATCGGCTTGCGATTAATGACATAAATCGCAATGTTGGTGTCCAACATATACTTCAGCATTACTCAAAAGGTTCTCTTTCCGGCTGCTCTTGACTGGCACGCTCAGTCATAAAATCGTCAGTTACACGCTCCTCAGACAAAAAGAAACTATCCCAAGCACGGTCAACAGGCGAAAGTATACGGTCATGACCGACCACCCGCACAAAAACCTCTTTGACGTCATCTGGAAAACGCATCTCAGCGGGAAGCCTGACGGCCTGAGTTCTATTATTCTTGAAGACTGATCCTTTAGCAGGCATTATCTCACCTCCTTGAAATTGCCATATACACATTGTATATAAATCGAAATATATTGCAAGCGTATATAGCATAAATCTGAATACAGTCAGAAAGTTATTATGACCTTGAGACTTTTTTGAGGGTTCCCGGCAAGAACAAACCCCTGCTGAATATCCCGCAGTGAAAACCTGTGGGTAATCATCCCTCCCACATCTACAGCCCCTTTTTGTATTAGAGAAAGAGCATATTCAAGGTCTCCGGGAGCCGCAGCGTATGAACTTACCACTCGTACTCCCGACCACCAGTACTCGTTAAAGGGAAAATCGAGTGTGAACTCCGGGTCGGAAGGGGCAAAAAAAAGTATTTTCCCCGAGGGGGAGACAAGATTGAAGGCGCTTTTTATCGCGCTCCGCGCTCCCGTGCAGACTATTACCATGTCAGAGAGGTATCCGGAGTTTTTCTCCATTACAAGCGAAGCTATGTCGTCCTCGGGGCTGAAAACAGAAGAGGCTCCGAACTCCACGGCCTTGCGTAGCCTGAATTCGTCTGAATCGGTCATAAAAACCGGCCCCGCCCCAAGGTGAAGAGCATACTGAAGGCAAAGAAGCCCCGCCGTGCCGCTTCCGAGAATCGTCACGCTATCTCCACTACAAAGCCCCGCAGCGCTAATGGCTCTCGTGACACAGCCAAGAGGTTCCGTGAACGATCCCTCCTCAAAAGACACGTTATCCGGAAGATGAAGAACTCCCCTCTCAACATTAGGCGGCGCAACGCGCACGTACTCTGAGAACCCGCCAGGATCAAAACCCGACTTCCTTATCATGGGACAGTTGGTATGTCTTCCGGAAAGACAGTATCGGCACTCCTCACAAGGGACATGATGAGTGGCAACGACCCTGTCGCCTACCTGGAACCGGCTCACTCCCGATCCAACTTCAGCCACTTCCCCCGCAATTTCGTGACCGAGCACCAGGGGAGCTTTCGGCACCCTGTACCACTCCATAAGATCGCTTCCGCAGATTCCGCTCGCCCTGATCCTGATCAGAATCTCCCCCTCTCCCGGCTCCGGGCGGGGGAACTCCTCAATCCTTACGTCGCTGTTTGTGTGATAGACCGCGGCGAGCATGTCACGAGCCTTTCTCCCTTAGTTCCGTGAAAAGCTCGTGGGCCTGCTTCGGGGTCATGTTCTCGTGAACGATCCCGCGGATCGCCCTTATAATCGCCACGGGGTTGTCGCGCTGCCAGATGTTCCTTCCCATGTCCACTCCCGCGGCGCCCCGGGATATGGCCTCGTGAGTCATGTTGAAAACGTCCATCTCGGTATCAAGCTTTGGACCGCCCGCGATCACTATGGGCACCGGGCAGCTTCCGGTCACTTTCTCGAAATCCTCGCAGTAATAGGTCTTGACGATGCGCGCCCCCAGCTCAGCGCATATCCTGCAGCAGAGCGCAAGGTACCTTGAGTCCCTTTTTTCAAGCTCCTTGCCGACAGCCGTTATCCCGAGAACCGGAATGCCGTATCTCTCCCCCTGGTTCACAAGCTCTGAGAGCCCGAGAAGGGTCTGTCTTTCAAACTCGGTCCCTACGAAGACTGAAAGCCCTACCCCCGCAACGTTAAGCCTTATAGCCTCCTCGAAATCCGTCGTAATGCCCTCGTTCTCAAGGTGCGGGCCCGCGATGCTCGTTCCCCCGGAGACCCTGAGCACCACGTTGGCCCCCGAATCCGGGGAGACCGAGGTTCTGAGCACTCCTCTTGTGAGCATTATGGTATCGGCGTACGGGAGAAGGGGGGTTATGGTTTCTTCGGGAATCTCAAGGCGATGCGTGGGGCCGAGGAAGTAGCCGTGGTCAAGCGCGAGCATAACCGCTCTTCCGGTATCGGGCCTTATAATGCGGGCCATCCTGTTTTTCATGCCCCAGTCCATCAGTACGCGCACCCTCCAGTCGTTTCGCTAAACTCTAGAGCAATACCCGCTGCATGTCAAACAGGCCTGAGGCGAAAAAACGCGCTCCGGGGGTCTAGGGCAAGGACCGTCCGGACCCATGTCTCCGACCGCGAGATTTTTTCACGCTTTAATGCAATTTGCAGGCTCTGGTATATACTTGTCCCGGCTGCAGGTTTTTGCGGAACGGAAAACCTGAAGAGAGCTTCCGCCAGGCAGTTAACCGAGGAAAAGATGAGAAAAATCCTGGAAAAATTCCTGAGAGCAGACGCATTCCTGTTAATCCTGCTCCCGGCAGTGCTGCTTATATCTTTTTCTGTCCTTTCATGCGACGACGAGGACGATAGCGGCCCCGCGGTGGGAATAGTCTACGACACCGTAGGCAAGCAGGACAGATCATTCAATGAGTCCGCTTATGAAGGGATCAAGAGGGCCGAGGCGGAACTCGGAATCTCTGTAAGCGAAGGGACAACGGATGGAACCGACCGTGAGGAACTTGTCCGTTCCTTGGCCGAGAACAACGACCTCGTGATAGCCGTCGGGTTTTCATTTGAGGGCGCGATTAAAAAAGTCGCTGCTGAATATCCGAGGACCAATTTTGCCGGAGTAGACATTCGGCAGGGAGATAGCACTCCTGCAAATTTCGCAAGCCTGCTTTTTAACGAGGCGGAAGGCTCCTTTCTGGTCGGCGCCGCGGCCGCGATTAACACAAAAACGGATAAAATCGGCTTCATAGGGGGAGTATGCGCCACTCCTGACAGGATCATCGAGAGATTCGAGGCGGGATTCATAGCCGGGGCAAGGAAGGTAAACCCGGATATCATGATTGAAACCGAGTACCTGTCTCACTGGGATGATTCGACGGGCTTTGACAACGCCGGTAAAGCGGAGCAGGTCGCGATGCGCATGTTCGGAGACGGAGCGGATGTCGTCTTTCACGCGGCCGGCGCCTCGGGACCGGGGCTTTTCAAGGCGGCAGAAAAAGGAAGCAAAGCGGAGGGGACCCATCTCTGGGCGATAGGGGTTGATTCCGACCAGTACAGGACCGCAAGCGAATCCGAGCGGGAGCACATACTGACCTCCATGCTGAAAAGGGTAGACACGGCAGTCTACAATATCATCGAAGCTCAGAAAAACGGCGGATTCCAAGGCGGAGCGGTAAAAAACGATCTCTCGAACGGTGGAGTCGACTACTCGACATCCGGGGGATTCGTGGACAAGATAAGAGGTCGTCTGGAAGGGTACAAGACCGACATAATAAACGGCGACATCAAGGTTCCAACATCTCCCGGAAAAGGCTGCGCGGAACCGCAGACTTACTGACCCATCCAAAGTACCGACGCGAGGAGAACTCCGCGAGGCAGAGACAGGTCCTAATCAGAAACTCTCAACGAGCGATTTTGAATCCCTGAAACCCTCAAGGGCCCGGGATATCTGATCCTTCGTGTGGGTCGCCATAAGCGACGCCCTTATTCTGCATTTTCCGGCGGGAACCGATGGAGGTCTTACCGCGGGAGTGTAAATTCCCCTGTCCCTAAGTGCCGACGCCAGACTGAGTGTCGCCTCCGGCTCACCCGTAAGCACAGGGACTATAGCGCTCTGAGAGGGAAGCACGGAAAACCCCATTTCGCAAAGCCCCGCCTTGAACGTATCGACAAGCCCCATCAGATGCCTTCTTCTCTCCGGTTCGCTCTCTATGATACAGATAGCCTCAATTGACGCGGCGAGGCAGGCTGCGGGAAGGGAAGTATCGAAAATGTAGCTTCTTACCCTGTTTCGGATGAAATCGACGAGAGATCGGCTGCCGGCCACGTATCCGCCCAGGGACCCGACGGCCTTTGAAAGAGTACCCATGACCACGGGAACCCTCCGCTCGACTCCGAAATGCTCGGTGGCTCCGCTGCCCTTCTCCCCGAGAACCCCCATGGCGTGGGCCTCGTCCACCATGAGCATGCATCCGTAGCGCTCGGAGATCGAGCAGACCTCCCCGAGGTCAACGAGGTCTCCGTCCATGCTGAACACCGTGTCCGTGACTATGAGCTTCTTTCCGCCGCCACGGCTTCGGGAAACCATGCGCCGAAGGCTGTCCGTATCGAGATGGGGATACACCTCTACTCTCGCCCGGGAGAGTCTGCAGCCGTCTATTATTGATGCGTGGTTAAGCTCGTCGCTGAACACCGTGTCCCCTTCCCCGACCAGCGCGGCGATCGTTCCCACATTCGCCAGATAGCCGCTTGAGAAAAGGATCGCGGCCTCGGTCGATTTGAACTCCGCTATTTTCCCCTCGAGCTCGGCGTGAAGGCCGGAGCTTCCGCTTACTAGCCTTGACCCTCCCGAGCCCGTACCGTACTCAGAAAGAGCCTCGGCCGCCGCCGCGATCACTCTCGGGTCGGTGGAGAGACCCAGATAGTTGTTGGAAGCGAGAAGCAGGTGCTTTTCCCCGCCGATCAGTATCTCAGGGGACTGCCCCGAGGCGATCTCCGTAAGCGTTCTGAAAAGATTATTCTCCCTTATGGCCATTAATTCATCCTCAATCCACTCAAGAGAATCG includes:
- the bioF gene encoding 8-amino-7-oxononanoate synthase gives rise to the protein MEAPDSLEWIEDELMAIRENNLFRTLTEIASGQSPEILIGGEKHLLLASNNYLGLSTDPRVIAAAAEALSEYGTGSGGSRLVSGSSGLHAELEGKIAEFKSTEAAILFSSGYLANVGTIAALVGEGDTVFSDELNHASIIDGCRLSRARVEVYPHLDTDSLRRMVSRSRGGGKKLIVTDTVFSMDGDLVDLGEVCSISERYGCMLMVDEAHAMGVLGEKGSGATEHFGVERRVPVVMGTLSKAVGSLGGYVAGSRSLVDFIRNRVRSYIFDTSLPAACLAASIEAICIIESEPERRRHLMGLVDTFKAGLCEMGFSVLPSQSAIVPVLTGEPEATLSLASALRDRGIYTPAVRPPSVPAGKCRIRASLMATHTKDQISRALEGFRDSKSLVESF
- the lsrF gene encoding 3-hydroxy-5-phosphonooxypentane-2,4-dione thiolase, which translates into the protein MDWGMKNRMARIIRPDTGRAVMLALDHGYFLGPTHRLEIPEETITPLLPYADTIMLTRGVLRTSVSPDSGANVVLRVSGGTSIAGPHLENEGITTDFEEAIRLNVAGVGLSVFVGTEFERQTLLGLSELVNQGERYGIPVLGITAVGKELEKRDSRYLALCCRICAELGARIVKTYYCEDFEKVTGSCPVPIVIAGGPKLDTEMDVFNMTHEAISRGAAGVDMGRNIWQRDNPVAIIRAIRGIVHENMTPKQAHELFTELREKGS
- the vapC gene encoding tRNA(fMet)-specific endonuclease VapC; its protein translation is MLKYMLDTNIAIYVINRKPIEVLDVFNRYVFRMCISSVTLAELLHGVEKSSRPEYNRRQVEEFVSLLDILEYGPAAASHYGEIRAELERRGSPVGVNDMHIAAHARSQGLTLVTNNLSEFVRIRGLSLDNWIENHTT
- a CDS encoding alcohol dehydrogenase catalytic domain-containing protein, coding for MLAAVYHTNSDVRIEEFPRPEPGEGEILIRIRASGICGSDLMEWYRVPKAPLVLGHEIAGEVAEVGSGVSRFQVGDRVVATHHVPCEECRYCLSGRHTNCPMIRKSGFDPGGFSEYVRVAPPNVERGVLHLPDNVSFEEGSFTEPLGCVTRAISAAGLCSGDSVTILGSGTAGLLCLQYALHLGAGPVFMTDSDEFRLRKAVEFGASSVFSPEDDIASLVMEKNSGYLSDMVIVCTGARSAIKSAFNLVSPSGKILFFAPSDPEFTLDFPFNEYWWSGVRVVSSYAAAPGDLEYALSLIQKGAVDVGGMITHRFSLRDIQQGFVLAGNPQKSLKVIITF
- a CDS encoding BMP family ABC transporter substrate-binding protein translates to MRKILEKFLRADAFLLILLPAVLLISFSVLSCDDEDDSGPAVGIVYDTVGKQDRSFNESAYEGIKRAEAELGISVSEGTTDGTDREELVRSLAENNDLVIAVGFSFEGAIKKVAAEYPRTNFAGVDIRQGDSTPANFASLLFNEAEGSFLVGAAAAINTKTDKIGFIGGVCATPDRIIERFEAGFIAGARKVNPDIMIETEYLSHWDDSTGFDNAGKAEQVAMRMFGDGADVVFHAAGASGPGLFKAAEKGSKAEGTHLWAIGVDSDQYRTASESEREHILTSMLKRVDTAVYNIIEAQKNGGFQGGAVKNDLSNGGVDYSTSGGFVDKIRGRLEGYKTDIINGDIKVPTSPGKGCAEPQTY
- the vapB gene encoding type II toxin-antitoxin system VapB family antitoxin codes for the protein MPAKGSVFKNNRTQAVRLPAEMRFPDDVKEVFVRVVGHDRILSPVDRAWDSFFLSEERVTDDFMTERASQEQPEREPFE